The proteins below are encoded in one region of Zootoca vivipara chromosome 10, rZooViv1.1, whole genome shotgun sequence:
- the DCP1B gene encoding mRNA-decapping enzyme 1B isoform X3: MNRLSMENRTEPITKDLDFQLQDPFLLYRNARLSIYGIWFYDKEECQRIAELMKNLTRQEQLKAQQGAGTGISPVSLNLGDSKEVDILRMLNKAKDEYTKCKMCSEPKQITSSSAIYDNPNLIKPIPVKPSETQHQCIPQQVQNIDPEPQHLSLTTLFGKQEKSNIYQDTSVKSQKLHQENFPLRQGVVRSLSYEEPGRHSPTAEKQLCPAIQKLMVRGAELHPVSELPENRMCENGSVPSVGEVFTGLFQPVASHSIRTSHPIQDAASTRSLLQQLQSQSGQMTKMEPINVGPASSAAPVFSRAPAVSTGAQVKNVTQPHLMYFNGSLPGQTLGPPALGKEQSKLPGQSLPLSGNQSGNSGVISPQELLKKLQIVQQEQQLHVSSRPTLAAKFPVVTQSSSTLKPLDSWMDKASNTEKQPPLFQVISPQRIPATVAPSLLMSPMVFSQSAPAPPKPSEGGWLPIVNQEAVSSSTNNLSVQNPEAVVANSSSLTKLQLQETLLHLIQNDDSFLNIIYDAYLVSVRKAAVKKPM, encoded by the exons TGTCCATTTATGGAATTTGGTTTTATGATAAGGAAGAATGCCAAAGAATTGCAGAGCTCATGAAAAA TTTAACTCGGCAAGAACAACTGAAAGCACAGCAGGGGGCTGGCACAGGAATTTCCCCAGTAAGCCTGAATTTGGGTGACAGCAAAGAAGTGGATATCCTACGGATGCTCAACAAAGCCAAAGATGAATATACCAAG TGTAAAATGTGCTCAGAGCCAAAACAGATAACCAGTTCTTCTGCTATATATGACAACCCCAACTTGATCAAACCAATCCCAGTGAAGCCTAGCGAAACCCAACACCAGTGTATTCCTCAACAAGTCCAG AACATAGATCCTGAACCACAACACTTATCTCTCACAACGCTCTTTGGAAAGCAGGAAAAGTCTAACATATACCAAGATACCTCAGTAAAGTCACAAAAACTTCACCAAGAAAACTTTCCTCTGAGGCAAGGGGTTGTGCGTTCTCTGTCCTATGAGGAACCTGGAAGACATTCACCCACAGCAGAGAAGCAGCTTTGCCCAGCCATTCAGAAACTGATGGTGCGTGGAGCAGAGCTTCACCCAGTCTCTGAACTGCCTGAGAACCGGATGTGTGAGAACGGCAGTGTCCCTTCAGTAGGGGAGGTTTTCACGGGACTCTTCCAGCCTGTGGCTTCACATAGCATTCGGACATCTCATCCCATCCAAGATGCCGCCAGCACACGTAGCCTGCTGCAACAACTCCAAAGCCAGTCAGGACAAATGACAAAAATGGAGCCCATCAATGTAGGGCCAGCGAGTTCTGCTGCACCAGTCTTCAGCAGGGCTCCTGCTGTCTCCACAGGAGCCCAGGTAAAGAATGTGACACAGCCTCATCTCATGTATTTCAATGGCTCTCTCCCAGGACAGACTTTGGGGCCTCCAGCCCTTGGTAAAGAACAATCCAAACTTCCAGGACAGTCCCTTCCTCTCTCTGGGAACCAATCTGGAAATTCTGGAGTAATTTCACCACAAGAGTTATTAAAGAAACTTCAGATAGTGCAACAGGAGCAGCAGTTGCATGTATCCAGTCGGCCAACCTTGGCAGCCAAGTTTCCCGTGGTTACTCAGAGCAGCAGCACCTTAAAACCTCTGGATTCTTGGATGGACAAAGCTTCAAACacagaaaagcagccccctcttTTTCAG GTCATCTCACCACAGCGAATTCCTGCTACTGTAGCTCCTTCACTACTGATGTCCCCGATGGTGTTCAGTCAGTCTGCCCCAGCACCTCCAAAGCCAAGTGAAGGTGGATGGCTGCCCATTGTGAACCAAGAAGCTGTTTCTAGTTCCACTAACAACTTGTCTGTGCAGAACCCAGAAGCAGTTGTTGCAAACAGCAGCTCACTGACAAAGCTACAACTACAGGAAACGTTACTACATCTGATCCAG AATGATGACAGCTTCCTAAACATCATCTATGACGCGTACCTTGTCAGCGTGAGAAAAGCAGCAGTGAAAAAACCCATGTga